The following coding sequences are from one Devosia neptuniae window:
- a CDS encoding RNA ligase, producing the protein MTHPTIRHLDDVLPSIVGRSEFVHAHRDGYSVIDHNFALVDSFDDPIRLECRGIKFAPSGEILARPLHKFFNINEREATQAHVLDFNQPHTITEKMDGSMIHPAIVDGALVFMTRMGRTDHAIKAERLIDDHLEAVCSSLLFNGATPIFEWTAPDNRIVVRYSDSRLTLLAIRETVSGCYLPAGEVEDWAADMGVAPVPQMAPGWTTGAEFVDFARAVTGKEGFVIRFADGTWVKAKGDDYVLKHKAKESILQEKNVLALVLRGELDDVIPLLETEDRAAVETYRTEVEAGIQLNARFIADHVAAGATLDQKTFAVAHLLSVAPERKALCFQVRAGTDATEAVKGALLKAVGSQTAVDATRHLHGARFEL; encoded by the coding sequence TTGACCCACCCTACCATCCGCCACCTAGACGACGTCTTGCCATCGATCGTCGGCCGCTCGGAATTTGTTCACGCGCATCGCGACGGCTATTCCGTGATCGACCACAACTTCGCCTTGGTGGATAGCTTCGACGATCCTATTCGACTGGAATGCCGCGGCATCAAGTTTGCGCCTTCCGGCGAGATACTGGCGCGCCCTCTCCATAAGTTCTTCAACATCAACGAGCGGGAAGCCACACAGGCGCACGTTCTGGACTTCAACCAGCCCCATACCATCACCGAGAAGATGGACGGGTCGATGATCCACCCGGCCATCGTCGACGGGGCACTGGTGTTCATGACACGCATGGGGCGCACGGACCACGCGATCAAGGCTGAGCGGCTGATTGACGACCACTTGGAGGCTGTGTGCTCGTCGCTGCTTTTTAATGGCGCAACCCCCATCTTCGAATGGACGGCGCCAGACAACCGCATCGTCGTACGCTACTCGGACTCGCGCCTCACGCTGCTTGCCATCCGCGAGACGGTGTCCGGATGCTACCTTCCGGCCGGTGAGGTGGAGGATTGGGCTGCCGACATGGGTGTGGCTCCAGTTCCACAGATGGCTCCAGGTTGGACCACCGGCGCCGAGTTCGTCGACTTCGCCCGTGCAGTCACCGGCAAGGAAGGGTTCGTTATCCGCTTTGCCGACGGTACGTGGGTGAAGGCCAAGGGCGATGATTACGTCCTCAAGCATAAGGCCAAGGAATCGATCCTGCAGGAGAAGAACGTACTGGCATTGGTACTGCGTGGTGAGCTCGATGACGTTATTCCACTGCTGGAGACTGAAGACCGCGCTGCGGTGGAAACCTACCGAACAGAAGTCGAGGCTGGCATACAACTCAACGCGCGATTCATTGCCGACCATGTTGCTGCCGGCGCAACGCTCGACCAGAAGACATTCGCCGTGGCGCACCTGCTATCCGTCGCACCCGAGCGCAAGGCTCTATGCTTCCAGGTCCGCGCAGGCACTGACGCCACAGAGGCGGTCAAGGGCGCATTATTGAAGGCGGTTGGTAGCCAGACAGCCGTCGATGCCACCAGGCACTTGCACGGCGCCCGTTTCGAACTCTAG
- a CDS encoding deoxynucleotide monophosphate kinase family protein: MLVPENGMTVGRVEFAPDYNSAAKAGGYVRVSSSDAAQAGDNTFTRPSRMNDRAWEQWHLPPLTAANDNGKLPKVVALTGLAGSGKSTLADYLIERHGYTRVKFAGPLKAMARAIGLGEAHIEGDLKELPCAILQGKTPRFFMQQLGTQFGRDTIGEEFWTGLWSATANNILDHGGRVVCDDCRFDNEAEMVRQVGGVVLSITGRGGIAGGHASEQGVDADVVLHNVGTVTELQARADEVLFGGW, from the coding sequence ATGCTCGTACCAGAAAACGGAATGACGGTCGGACGAGTAGAGTTCGCACCTGATTACAACAGCGCCGCCAAGGCTGGCGGATATGTCCGCGTGTCAAGCTCGGATGCCGCTCAGGCCGGCGACAACACCTTTACGCGGCCATCTCGAATGAACGACCGAGCCTGGGAACAATGGCACCTTCCGCCGCTCACCGCTGCAAATGACAACGGCAAGCTGCCAAAGGTCGTCGCGCTCACGGGCCTAGCAGGAAGCGGCAAGTCCACGCTTGCCGACTATCTGATCGAGCGCCACGGCTACACGCGGGTGAAGTTCGCCGGGCCGCTGAAAGCGATGGCCCGCGCCATTGGTCTGGGTGAAGCGCATATCGAAGGCGATCTCAAAGAACTTCCATGCGCCATCCTTCAAGGAAAGACGCCGCGGTTCTTCATGCAGCAGCTCGGCACTCAGTTTGGGCGCGACACCATCGGCGAGGAGTTCTGGACTGGCCTATGGTCCGCGACGGCAAACAATATCCTGGACCACGGCGGGCGAGTCGTGTGCGACGATTGTCGATTCGACAACGAGGCGGAAATGGTGCGCCAGGTCGGCGGTGTGGTGCTATCCATTACGGGTCGCGGTGGCATTGCAGGCGGGCACGCCTCTGAACAAGGTGTTGATGCCGATGTTGTGTTGCACAATGTGGGCACGGTGACCGAGTTGCAGGCTCGGGCTGATGAGGTTCTTTTTGGTGGTTGGTGA